From Medicago truncatula cultivar Jemalong A17 chromosome 7, MtrunA17r5.0-ANR, whole genome shotgun sequence, a single genomic window includes:
- the LOC112416707 gene encoding uncharacterized protein yields the protein MTQDHHKLSYNVICESVKSLLYMDASITVKVIIAHIREKFNYTVSYRKAWRARNKAIESIYGNWEESYEELPQWLMVMEKDLPGTIIDFQSDPSTEVANETVFKRLFWAFRPCISGFEFCKPIVQIDATWLYGKYKGTLLLAVAQDGNNKIFPIAFAIVEGETKEAWSFFLKNLRQHVTPQENICLISDRHVSIKSAYDDPQNGWHDAPTSHVYCVRHIAQNFMRSFKDGELKKKVECMGYAMNIPTFEYYRSEIAVADRKALAWVDNIPKQKWTQSHDDGRRWGHMTSNLVESQNNVYKGIRGLPITAIVKASYYRLAALFAKRGHEAAARVNSGEPFSENSMKYLRNEVIKSNSHHVTQFDRDRYTFSVRETIDHKEGLPKGEYKVDLQSKWCDCGRFRALHLPCSHVIAACSSFCHDYKTFVDNKFTNECVYAVYNIHFDVVHHQTYWPNYEGPKVVPNKSMRRAKKGRPPITRIRTEMDDVETERRCGVCRMPDHSRKDCINIRHQ from the exons ATGACACAAGATCATCACAAACTTAGTTACAATGTGATATGTGAAAGTGTTAAATCACTACTATATATGGATGCCTCAATTACAGTGAAGGTTATAATTGCACACATCCGAGAGAAATTTAATTACACAGTTTCATACAGAAAGGCATGGAGAGCAAGGAATAAGGCGATTGAATCAATTTATGGTAATTGGGAGGAGTCTTATGAAGAACTACCACAGTGGTTGATGGTCATGGAAAAAGATTTGCCAGGAAcaataattgattttcaatCAGACCCATCAACAGAAGTGGCAAATGAGACCGTCTTCAAGCGTCTCTTTTGGGCCTTTCGTCCGTGCATCTCAGGTTTCGAATTCTGCAAACCAATTGTCCAAATTGACGCAACTTGGTTGTATGGTAAATACAAGGGAACATTGTTGTTAGCTGTTGCGCAAGATGGGAACAACAAGATATTTCCCATAGCTTTTGCAATCGTGGAAGGCGAGACCAAGGAGGCATGgagtttctttttgaaaaatttaaggcAGCATGTCACCCCACAAGAGAACATATGCCTCATTTCTGATAGACATGTGTCGATAAAGAGCGCGTATGATGATCCACAGAATGGATGGCACGATGCTCCGACAAGCCATGTTTATTGTGTCCGACACATTGCACAAAACTTTATGAGATCATTCAAGGATGGAGAACTAAAGAAGAAAGTTGAATGCATGG GTTACGCCATGAACATCCCTACATTCGAATACTACCGTTCTGAAATTGCTGTTGCAGACCGAAAGGCTTTAGCATGGGTCGACAATATTCCCAAACAAAAGTGGACTCAATCACATGATGATGGTCGACGATGGGGCCATATGACAAGTAACTTGGTAGAGTCACAAAACAACGTGTATAAGGGTATTCGAGGACTTCCGATCACAGCTATCGTGAAAGCATCATATTACAGGTTGGCGGCCTTGTTTGCTAAAAGAGGACATGAGGCAGCGGCAAGGGTAAATTCTGGTGAGCCATTCTCCGAAAACAGCATGAAATATCTCAGGAATGAGGTGATTAAATCCAACAGTCATCATGTCACTCAGTTTGACCGGGATCGATATACCTTTTCCGTCCGTGAAACCATCGATCATAAAGAAGGATTGCCAAAGGGAGAATACAAAGTGGACCTGCAAAGTAAATGGTGTGACTGTGGACGGTTTAGAGCGTTACACCTACCATGCTCACATGTCATTGCTGCATGTTCTAGCTTTTGTCACGACTACAAGACTTTTGTCGATAACAAATTCACGAATGAGTGTGTATACGCCGTATACAACATCCACTTCGACGTGGTTCACCACCAGACATATTGGCCTAATTATGAAGGACCGAAGGTGGTTCCCAACAAGTCAATGCGTAGGGCAAAGAAAGGTCGTCCACCAATTACTCGCATTAGGACCGAGATGGACGATGTGGAAACTGAGAGAAGATGCGGTGTTTGTAGGATGCCTGATCATTCCCGCAAAGATTGCATTAATATTAGACATCAGTAG